In Candidatus Paceibacterota bacterium, the DNA window CGGCGCGATCGTCGCCGATTTCGGCGCGGGCTCCGGCTTCTATGCGGTAGAAGCCGGGAAAGCCGTCGCTCCGAGCGGCACGGTATACGCCGTCGATATACAAAGAGAGCTTCTCGAGCGCCTGAAAAAAGAAGCGCAACGTCTCGGCGCTAAAAACATAGAGATCATCGCAGGCAATATCGAAAAACTGGGCGGCTCTAAAATAAGGGAGGGAACGTGCGACGCTGTCATCGCTTCGAACGTGCTTTTCATGGTCGAGAACCGCAAGAACCTGATTC includes these proteins:
- a CDS encoding class I SAM-dependent methyltransferase → MFSDPRHNIEQLGLSDGAIVADFGAGSGFYAVEAGKAVAPSGTVYAVDIQRELLERLKKEAQRLGAKNIEIIAGNIEKLGGSKIREGTCDAVIASNVLFMVENRKNLILEAKRVLKPNGRLLVIDWAASFSQMGPHGDHVIYKDDAMNLGLSAGLEFEREIRAGAHHYGIIFRKRQ